In a single window of the Rhopalosiphum padi isolate XX-2018 chromosome 1, ASM2088224v1, whole genome shotgun sequence genome:
- the LOC132918073 gene encoding uncharacterized protein LOC132918073 isoform X2, whose amino-acid sequence MPINGNALAKYLVMVSQVIAWCTVSAMLLRRGLNQVNAASQQPPSSSSYGGNKPYGGPDTTFGDSNATSTAATDSDHHQHGTSVAAEKSFGENGAPAVVAGVVMIAIAVIMLIISPTIMVMKMIEKRKKRILDTELESPPKYEDVVESAPRYSSLFVFNNDGEMALVSENIPHKEMDNIQKQLV is encoded by the exons ATGCCGATCAACGGCAACGCGTTGGCCAAGTACTTGGTCATGGTGTCGCAAGTGATCGCTTGGTGTACCGTCAGTGCGATGTTGTTACGGAGGGGCCTGAATCAGGTGAATGCAGCATCGCAGCAGCcgccgtcgtcatcgtcgtacGGTGGCAACAAACCTTACGGTGGTCCGGACACAACATTCGGCGACAGCAACGCGACATCGACCGCGGCTACGGACTCCGACCACCATCAGCATGGGACGTCGGTGGCGGCGGAAAAGTCGTTTGGCGAAAACGGTGCGCCTGCCGTGGTGGCGGGCGTAGTAATGATTGCGATCGCGGTGATCATGTTGATCATCAGCCCTACGATTATGGTGATGAAAATGATAGAGAAACGCAAGAAAAGGATCCTGGACACG gAATTAGAATCTCCGCCTAAGTACGAAGACGTGGTAGAAAGCGCCCCAAGATATTCGtcgttatttgtatttaataatgatgGTGAAATGGCATTGGTGTCTGAAAATATACCACACAAAGAAATggataatattcaaaaacaacttgtttga
- the LOC132918073 gene encoding uncharacterized protein LOC132918073 isoform X1 has protein sequence MIDKETAFRATADRQRLLNDGQLHLWGKRKTSVMPINGNALAKYLVMVSQVIAWCTVSAMLLRRGLNQVNAASQQPPSSSSYGGNKPYGGPDTTFGDSNATSTAATDSDHHQHGTSVAAEKSFGENGAPAVVAGVVMIAIAVIMLIISPTIMVMKMIEKRKKRILDTELESPPKYEDVVESAPRYSSLFVFNNDGEMALVSENIPHKEMDNIQKQLV, from the exons aAACGATGGACAGCTACATTTATGGGGAAAACGAAAAACGAGCGTGATGCCGATCAACGGCAACGCGTTGGCCAAGTACTTGGTCATGGTGTCGCAAGTGATCGCTTGGTGTACCGTCAGTGCGATGTTGTTACGGAGGGGCCTGAATCAGGTGAATGCAGCATCGCAGCAGCcgccgtcgtcatcgtcgtacGGTGGCAACAAACCTTACGGTGGTCCGGACACAACATTCGGCGACAGCAACGCGACATCGACCGCGGCTACGGACTCCGACCACCATCAGCATGGGACGTCGGTGGCGGCGGAAAAGTCGTTTGGCGAAAACGGTGCGCCTGCCGTGGTGGCGGGCGTAGTAATGATTGCGATCGCGGTGATCATGTTGATCATCAGCCCTACGATTATGGTGATGAAAATGATAGAGAAACGCAAGAAAAGGATCCTGGACACG gAATTAGAATCTCCGCCTAAGTACGAAGACGTGGTAGAAAGCGCCCCAAGATATTCGtcgttatttgtatttaataatgatgGTGAAATGGCATTGGTGTCTGAAAATATACCACACAAAGAAATggataatattcaaaaacaacttgtttga